From the genome of Marixanthomonas ophiurae, one region includes:
- a CDS encoding PAS domain-containing sensor histidine kinase encodes MKVFEEKKGNIFKLLSEAISEGIIIVNEKQEIVASNGAANTMFGYEENELLGRDLNLLIPKDYHKSHRGHFDNFIEHSDRRQMGHGRDLYGLRKDGTKFPVEAGLNPFQIYENAYVMALVSDITVRKQQELEIRELNANLEDKITERTQALENTVAQMQEEVEKRRAAENKLKESLQKERELNELKTKFLSMVSHEFKTPLSGIHTSTTLIGKYTKEEQQDKRDKHLKTIKAKVKYLDNILNDFLSIERLQTGKTVYKFSTFPLSKVVNEVIYDANMMLKDGQRIEYPQNIDDITLEFDEKILELILTNLINNAIKYSSEGDVIEVKAKASEKELTVQVADEGMGIPEKEQKYIFNRYFRAENALLNAGTGIGLNIIKSHLENLGGQIVFNSKEGEGSTFMVTLPIKVK; translated from the coding sequence GTGAAAGTTTTTGAAGAAAAAAAGGGTAATATTTTTAAATTACTTTCTGAAGCTATTTCAGAGGGTATTATCATTGTAAATGAAAAACAGGAAATTGTAGCTAGTAATGGAGCAGCAAATACCATGTTTGGATATGAGGAAAATGAACTTTTAGGGCGAGATCTCAACCTATTAATCCCGAAAGATTATCATAAAAGCCATAGAGGCCATTTCGACAACTTTATCGAACACAGCGACAGGCGACAAATGGGACACGGTCGCGACTTGTATGGGCTACGAAAAGATGGCACTAAATTTCCTGTTGAAGCAGGACTCAATCCATTCCAAATTTATGAAAATGCTTATGTTATGGCATTGGTGAGTGATATCACCGTACGAAAACAACAAGAATTAGAAATAAGGGAACTTAATGCCAATTTGGAAGATAAAATTACCGAACGTACCCAAGCCTTGGAAAATACGGTGGCTCAAATGCAAGAAGAAGTAGAGAAACGACGAGCAGCCGAAAACAAACTGAAGGAGTCTTTACAGAAAGAACGGGAACTCAATGAATTGAAAACAAAGTTCCTTTCCATGGTTTCTCATGAGTTTAAAACCCCACTAAGTGGGATCCATACTTCTACCACTCTTATTGGTAAATACACAAAAGAAGAGCAACAGGATAAACGTGACAAGCATTTAAAAACAATTAAAGCAAAGGTTAAATACCTAGATAATATTTTAAACGACTTCTTATCAATTGAGCGTTTACAAACTGGGAAAACTGTTTACAAATTCAGTACCTTCCCTTTAAGCAAAGTTGTAAACGAGGTAATTTACGATGCCAATATGATGTTAAAGGATGGACAGCGCATTGAATACCCACAAAACATTGATGACATTACCTTAGAGTTTGACGAAAAAATTCTTGAATTAATACTGACCAATTTAATAAATAACGCAATTAAATATTCTTCGGAAGGGGATGTGATTGAAGTGAAAGCAAAAGCAAGTGAAAAGGAACTTACCGTTCAGGTTGCCGATGAGGGTATGGGAATTCCAGAGAAAGAGCAGAAGTATATATTTAACCGTTATTTTCGTGCCGAAAATGCTTTGCTAAACGCCGGCACAGGTATTGGACTTAATATTATTAAAAGTCACTTAGAGAACCTTGGCGGGCAGATAGTTTTTAATAGCAAAGAAGGTGAAGGGAGTACATTTATGGTAACCCTGCCAATAAAAGTTAAATAA
- a CDS encoding RsiV family protein, producing the protein MRILLIYFLVFIVFACKNDPKQTESETETDKNLVETVKDSVPTNREDVELKKQQSIILKQKTLKEKPDEKFELQELIIAKNFKKEADLYTLDFHYPLLNEKIKAGYANFNEYINDYYVGITAIEARILEDAELICDTVATNRFREKRTIDYKIYSVNDKLISMLFYKENFYRRTLHPSYSFDCINFDLEQSVFMTYEDFFVEGSEEDLRKILNNLLVEKITAGDMYYDCWEITVDDFFEYKNNFVVNDTYIEYYFDDCVICPSYTGSYSIKIPLERLMPILRISKRNPLFG; encoded by the coding sequence ATGCGCATTCTATTAATTTATTTTTTAGTTTTTATAGTATTTGCCTGTAAAAATGATCCTAAACAAACTGAATCTGAAACAGAAACTGATAAAAATTTGGTTGAAACTGTAAAAGACTCTGTACCAACAAACCGTGAAGACGTGGAGTTAAAAAAACAACAATCTATTATTCTAAAGCAAAAGACATTAAAAGAAAAACCTGATGAAAAGTTTGAGCTACAGGAACTCATAATCGCGAAAAATTTTAAAAAAGAAGCTGACCTATATACCTTAGACTTTCACTATCCTTTATTAAATGAAAAGATAAAGGCGGGTTATGCTAACTTCAATGAATACATCAATGATTATTACGTAGGTATTACCGCCATCGAAGCCAGGATTCTTGAAGACGCAGAACTTATTTGCGACACTGTTGCCACTAACCGGTTTCGGGAAAAGCGCACTATTGATTATAAAATATATAGCGTCAATGACAAACTGATAAGCATGCTGTTTTACAAAGAAAATTTTTATCGACGAACCTTGCACCCTTCTTATTCTTTCGATTGTATAAATTTTGACCTAGAACAATCTGTATTTATGACCTATGAAGACTTCTTTGTAGAAGGCAGTGAAGAAGACCTCCGGAAAATATTAAATAATCTTTTAGTTGAAAAAATAACTGCCGGCGATATGTATTATGACTGTTGGGAAATTACAGTCGATGACTTTTTTGAGTACAAAAATAATTTTGTAGTGAATGATACTTATATAGAATACTATTTTGATGATTGTGTCATCTGCCCTTCCTATACAGGTAGCTATTCCATAAAAATTCCCCTGGAACGCTTAATGCCAATACTTCGAATAAGCAAACGAAACCCATTGTTTGGATAA
- a CDS encoding HPF/RaiA family ribosome-associated protein — MEINVQYVKMEASEALDTYLTKKLNKLARQYDWLIRAEVFFKKGQDKTGMDCICEIELSAPGPRIFASSTNTYYESALKETIRDLKRQLEKRHSLFTAK; from the coding sequence ATGGAAATTAATGTTCAGTATGTCAAAATGGAAGCTAGTGAAGCGTTAGATACGTACCTAACAAAAAAGCTCAATAAACTTGCCAGACAGTATGATTGGTTAATTCGTGCCGAAGTATTTTTTAAAAAAGGACAAGATAAAACAGGAATGGATTGTATTTGCGAAATAGAGCTTAGTGCCCCAGGACCTAGGATATTTGCAAGTTCGACTAATACCTATTATGAATCGGCCTTGAAGGAAACTATTCGTGACTTAAAGCGACAACTCGAAAAACGCCATTCGCTATTTACAGCAAAATAA
- a CDS encoding universal stress protein — protein MKKILVPTDFSKHADYALKAAATIAKKHNGELVVVHMLGLSEAVVNRDESREVMEALYYMKLAEKRFDEYLDKSFLEGIKVQTTVQNYEVFTELGMLAKDFNCNLIVMGSNGSTGWNEVFVGSNTEKVVRTSEIPVLVIKDDQVDFKIDKAVFASDFKDENLPAYYKAMKFFQVFDAEVKLLYVHLPAEQFKSTYEIEERIVNFLSKSKLDDAHTINNVVFQNSYTVESGIFNYSNKVKADVIAIPTHGRRGLAHFFSGSIGEDVVNHSKIPVITFKI, from the coding sequence ATGAAAAAAATATTAGTACCAACCGATTTTTCAAAACACGCAGATTATGCCTTAAAAGCGGCTGCTACAATCGCAAAAAAACACAATGGAGAATTAGTTGTTGTGCATATGTTAGGTCTCAGCGAAGCGGTTGTAAATAGAGACGAATCCCGCGAAGTGATGGAAGCATTGTATTATATGAAACTAGCCGAGAAACGTTTTGATGAATATTTAGATAAAAGTTTTTTAGAAGGGATTAAAGTACAAACTACAGTACAAAATTATGAGGTTTTTACAGAACTAGGTATGCTTGCAAAAGACTTTAATTGCAACTTAATTGTTATGGGGTCTAACGGCAGCACAGGATGGAATGAAGTTTTTGTGGGTAGCAATACCGAAAAAGTAGTGCGTACTTCTGAAATTCCAGTATTGGTTATAAAAGATGATCAAGTGGATTTTAAAATAGACAAAGCGGTTTTTGCCAGTGATTTTAAAGATGAAAACTTACCTGCCTATTATAAGGCTATGAAGTTTTTTCAAGTATTTGACGCCGAAGTAAAGTTATTGTACGTGCATTTACCTGCTGAACAATTTAAAAGCACCTATGAAATTGAAGAGCGAATCGTCAATTTTTTAAGTAAAAGCAAATTGGATGATGCACATACTATCAATAATGTTGTTTTTCAAAATTCATATACAGTGGAAAGCGGCATTTTTAATTACAGTAATAAAGTTAAGGCAGATGTAATTGCAATACCTACACACGGCCGGCGCGGTCTGGCTCACTTTTTTTCCGGAAGTATTGGCGAAGATGTGGTAAACCATAGCAAAATACCAGTGATTACCTTTAAAATTTAG
- the trxA gene encoding thioredoxin, translating into MKSNFKSIINSETPVLIDFYADWCGPCKSLAPILKQVKDELGDTIKIVKIDVDKNQPLAAQYQVRGVPTMLLFKQGKQLWRQSGVLQKNDLIKVINQHS; encoded by the coding sequence ATGAAAAGTAATTTTAAATCCATCATTAATTCTGAAACACCTGTACTGATTGATTTTTACGCCGATTGGTGCGGTCCATGCAAATCGTTGGCTCCCATATTAAAACAAGTTAAAGATGAGTTGGGCGATACTATTAAAATAGTGAAGATAGACGTAGATAAAAATCAGCCTTTGGCCGCCCAATACCAAGTGCGCGGTGTGCCTACTATGCTCCTATTTAAACAAGGAAAGCAATTGTGGCGACAAAGTGGGGTTTTGCAGAAAAACGATCTTATTAAGGTAATCAATCAGCATAGCTAA